In one window of Comamonas testosteroni DNA:
- the cheD gene encoding chemoreceptor glutamine deamidase CheD yields MRNLSSPLDLPGAGAARPLRGNSFVPQGYPDPAMPAPVSSLEQLKRQPRQPGEASFFYYDPHFQLNSAKVLPGEYFVSRDEMAIVTVLGSCIAACLWDRFMRIGGMNHFMLPDGDSSDVSGRYGSYAMELLINEMLKLGARRESMQAKIFGGAQVMANFTTMNVGERNTSFVTEYLQTERIPIVSEDVLDIYPRKVVFFPSTGKAMVKRLAHAHPEALVQQEITRGNAAAVARNTAGGSVDLF; encoded by the coding sequence ATGAGGAATCTGAGCTCTCCGCTGGATCTGCCAGGTGCTGGCGCTGCCAGACCCCTGCGCGGCAACAGCTTCGTGCCCCAGGGCTATCCTGATCCTGCCATGCCGGCGCCGGTTTCATCGCTGGAGCAGCTCAAGCGCCAGCCGCGCCAGCCCGGCGAGGCCTCGTTCTTCTATTACGACCCGCACTTCCAGCTCAATTCGGCCAAGGTGCTGCCGGGCGAGTATTTTGTCTCGCGCGACGAGATGGCCATCGTCACCGTGCTGGGCTCCTGCATCGCCGCCTGTCTCTGGGATCGCTTCATGCGCATCGGCGGCATGAACCACTTCATGCTGCCCGACGGCGACAGCAGCGATGTCTCGGGGCGCTATGGCTCCTACGCCATGGAGCTGCTGATCAACGAAATGCTCAAGCTGGGGGCGCGGCGCGAATCCATGCAGGCCAAGATTTTTGGCGGCGCCCAGGTCATGGCCAATTTCACGACCATGAATGTGGGCGAGCGCAACACCAGTTTTGTGACAGAGTATCTGCAAACCGAGCGCATTCCCATCGTCTCCGAGGACGTGCTGGACATCTATCCGCGCAAGGTGGTGTTTTTTCCATCCACGGGCAAGGCCATGGTCAAGCGCCTGGCACACGCCCATCCTGAGGCATTGGTGCAGCAGGAAATCACTCGCGGCAACGCGGCTGCGGTGGCACGCAATACAGCGGGCGGCTCGGTGGATCTGTTTTGA
- a CDS encoding protein-glutamate methylesterase/protein-glutamine glutaminase: MLKPKIRVIVVDDSALVRSLLAEIINRQHDMECIGSANDPLIAREMIRDLNPDVITLDVEMPRMDGIDFLGRLMRLRPMPVVMISTLTERGAEVTMRALELGAIDFVAKPRVGVANGLQELASQIVDKIRVAAVAQVHRLPVVPHGVAAAASAGAKPAAPRAPAAPSLLGRISTEKIIAIGASTGGTEAIREVLTHLPADCPAIVITQHMPPGFTTSFAARLNSLCQMTVKEATHGERLLPGHAYIAPGGKHFSITRSGANYVAVVDDAPPVNRHKPSVEVLFKSVSASAGRNAYGIMLTGMGADGATAMREMRDAGSYNLVQDESTCIVFGMPREAIAHGAADEVLPLPQIAHALLTKLRGSSDQVHHRI; encoded by the coding sequence TTGTTAAAGCCAAAAATCCGGGTGATCGTGGTGGACGATTCTGCGCTGGTGCGCAGTCTTCTGGCCGAGATCATCAACCGCCAGCATGACATGGAGTGCATCGGCTCGGCCAATGATCCGTTGATTGCTCGTGAAATGATCCGCGATCTGAACCCCGACGTGATCACGCTGGATGTGGAAATGCCCCGCATGGACGGCATCGATTTCCTCGGGCGGCTCATGCGCCTGCGTCCCATGCCGGTGGTGATGATCTCCACGCTGACCGAACGCGGTGCCGAAGTCACCATGCGCGCCCTGGAGTTGGGCGCCATCGATTTTGTGGCCAAGCCCCGCGTCGGTGTGGCCAACGGCCTGCAGGAGCTGGCCAGCCAGATCGTGGACAAGATCCGCGTGGCTGCCGTGGCCCAGGTGCATCGCCTGCCGGTGGTGCCGCATGGCGTGGCAGCGGCAGCGAGTGCGGGTGCCAAGCCTGCTGCGCCCCGTGCGCCGGCGGCACCCAGCCTGCTGGGCCGCATCTCGACCGAAAAAATCATCGCCATCGGCGCTTCCACAGGTGGCACCGAGGCGATCCGTGAAGTGCTCACGCATTTGCCGGCCGACTGCCCGGCCATCGTCATCACCCAGCACATGCCCCCTGGCTTCACCACCAGTTTTGCGGCGCGCCTCAACAGCCTGTGCCAGATGACGGTCAAGGAGGCCACGCACGGCGAACGCTTGCTGCCCGGTCACGCCTATATCGCACCCGGCGGCAAGCATTTCTCCATCACGCGCAGCGGCGCCAACTATGTGGCCGTGGTCGATGATGCGCCGCCTGTCAACCGCCACAAGCCCTCGGTCGAGGTGCTGTTCAAGTCCGTGTCCGCCAGCGCCGGGCGCAATGCCTACGGCATCATGCTCACCGGCATGGGTGCCGATGGTGCCACCGCCATGCGCGAGATGCGTGATGCCGGCAGCTACAACCTGGTGCAGGACGAGAGCACCTGCATCGTCTTCGGCATGCCCCGCGAAGCCATTGCCCATGGTGCGGCCGACGAGGTGCTGCCACTGCCGCAAATCGCCCATGCCCTGCTGACCAAGCTGCGCGGTAGCTCGGATCAGGTGCACCACCGTATCTGA